The Manihot esculenta cultivar AM560-2 chromosome 1, M.esculenta_v8, whole genome shotgun sequence genome has a window encoding:
- the LOC110607800 gene encoding receptor-like protein EIX2, whose product MGTSTANVVEILALLILLQSVSSICNGDHFNGSCIKTEREALVKFKSSLLNNSNSLPSWVGDDCCRWHGVTCDDITGHVVKLVLSRASKLVLSRASIMGNISLHLGNLSNLQYLDLSLNPSLAIHSLHFPSSLKYLYMWFVVLDKCDNWLQSINMLPSLLELELWNCELSIIGDVSHVNFTSLEVLRLDWNNFHSTIPSWLYNITKLQNLDLYSNAFRGSLSTDISNLNSLAYLNVGVNSLEGNMPNTLNRLCNLIELDLGNNKFSGEISGTFGNSSTCIKNSLENLSLLNNSFSGSIPDNLGQFKRLKVLYLSENSFWGSIPVSIGQLYNLERLRFSQNSLHGEVSELHLLNLRSLIELSMDGNSLVFDIDPEWIPPFQLDWIGLSSCEVGPSFPQWLKTQKSIRFLEMSNASISDNIPDWFENISSNIVGLDLSYNQLFGTLPTFRKLNTTYANEYRIILLKSNQFDGFLTCSHFDATILDISNNLLHGQIPQNLSEMMPSLRLLSLSNNYLNGTVPATLCWIESLQILDLSNNHLSGRIPSCWGNLPSLTVIDFSSNMLSGDVPMSLGSQESLVSLHLENNTLQGKIPMSLRNLESLETLDLSMNSFDGFIPWWIGESLSSLKVLSVHSNKFEGEIPLQLCYLASLRILNLANNVMTGTIPTCFGNFTAIAMHEQKGHWEYYSNAGLYVGFERGYGENVQVYVKGIELEYTSTLRFLYSIDLSGNNFVGEIPQELMNLSGLQVLNLSTNKLDGHISWNIGKLSSLESLDLSENELSGSIPSSISDLNFLSHLNLSFNHLSGRIPKGNQLQTLDDKSIYIGNDGLCGPPLNNCSDDADELPKGHEKGGTTRKDDSEMVWFYSGMGMGFAAGFVGVCSILYFNDSWRCAWFGLVDRVYNKLWVTIAIKANQVKRKFLRNKLEGNA is encoded by the coding sequence ATGGGAACATCAACTGCCAATGTTGTTGAGATTCTTGCCTTGCTCATTCTGCTTCAAAGCGTTTCCTCCATCTGCAATGGAGATCATTTCAATGGAAGCTGTATCAAGACTGAAAGAGAAGCTCTTGTGAAGTTCAAGTCAAGCCTCCTCAACAATTCAAACTCGTTGCCTTCATGGGTGGGGGATGATTGCTGCAGATGGCACGGAGTCACTTGCGATGACATAACCGGTCATGTAGTTAAGCTCGTTCTTTCTCGGGCGTCTAAGCTCGTTCTTTCTCGGGCGTCCATCATGGGAAACATTTCCCTTCATCTTGGAAATCTTTCAAACTTGCAGTATCTTGATCTCAGTTTGAATCCTTCATTGGCAATCCACAGCCTCCATTTTCCATCTTCTTTGAAATACTTGTACATGTGGTTCGTGGTCCTGGACAAGTGTGACAATTGGTTGCAGTCAATAAACATGCTTCCTTCTTTACTAGAATTAGAATTGTGGAATTGTGAGCTTTCCATCATTGGTGATGTTTCACATGTCAATTTTACATCTCTTGAGGTTCTCAGACTTGATTGGAACAACTTCCATTCCACAATCCCTAGCTGGTTATATAATAttaccaaacttcaaaatcttgatCTGTATTCTAATGCTTTCCGAGGGTCTCTTTCAACTGATATCAGTAATCTTAATTCTCTTGCTTATCTTAATGTGGGTGTTAATTCTTTGGAAGGCAACATGCCCAACACGTTGAACAGGCTTTGCAATTTGATTGAGCTAGACTTGGGTAACAACAAGTTCAGCGGTGAGATTTCTGGAACTTTTGGCAACTCATCCACTTGCATCAAGAACAGTTTAGAGAATCTGTCTCTTTTAAACAATTCCTTTTCTGGTAGTATTCCAGATAATTTGGGACAATTTAAACGCCTGAAAGTTCTTTATCTTTCTGAAAACTCTTTCTGGGGTTCAATCCCTGTATCCATTGGACAGCTTTACAACCTTGAAAGACTACGTTTCAGTCAGAATTCATTGCATGGGGAGGTTTCTGAACTTCACTTGTTAAACCTGAGAAGCTTGATTGAGTTGAGTATGGATGGGAATTCTTTAGTTTTTGATATTGATCCCGAATGGATACCTCCTTTTCAACTTGACTGGATTGGTTTATCATCTTGTGAAGTAGGGCCTTCGTTTCCACAGTGGCTCAAAACACAAAAGAGCATTAGATTTTTAGAAatgtctaatgcaagcatctcaGATAACATCCCTGACTGGTTTGAAAATATTTCTTCCAATATTGTAGGATTGGATTTATCTTATAATCAGTTGTTTGGGACCTTGCCAACTTTCAGAAAACTGAACACAACTTATGCTAACGAATATAGGATCATATTGTTGAAATCTAACCAGTTTGATGGTTTTTTAACCTGTTCTCATTTTGATGCAACCATATTGGATATCTCCAACAACTTGCTCCACGGCCAGATTCCCCAGAATCTCAGTGAAATGATGCCAAGTCTGCGACTCTTATCCCTCTCCAACAACTACTTGAATGGTACCGTTCCAGCTACTTTATGCTGGATTGAATCTTTACAAATTCTTGATCTTTCGAATAATCATCTATCAGGAAGAATACCTTCATGTTGGGGAAATTTGCCAAGTTTAACTGTGATTGATTTTTCAAGTAATATGCTGAGTGGTGATGTTCCAATGTCCTTGGGTTCTCAAGAGTCGCTTGTTTCCCTGCATCTGGAAAACAATACTCTGCAAGGAAAGATCCCAATGTCATTAAGGAATCTAGAATCCTTGGAGACTCTTGATCTTAGCATGAATTCTTTTGATGGTTTTATTCCTTGGTGGATAGGTGAGAGCCTATCTTCTCTGAAAGTACTGAGTGTTCACTCCAATAAATTTGAAGGTGAGATTCCTCTGCAGCTTTGCTACCTTGCTTCTCTTCGCATATTGAACTTGGCAAATAACGTGATGACTGGAACCATACCTACTTGTTTTGGCAATTTCACTGCAATTGCTATGCATGAGCAGAAGGGGCATTGGGAATATTACTCAAATGCTGGACTCTATGTGGGTTTTGAAAGAGGCTATGGTGAGAATGTGCAGGTTTATGTCAAAGGAATAGAGCTTGAATATACTAGCACACTTCGATTTCTGTATTCCATTGACCTTTCAGGAAATAACTTTGTTGGAGAAATTCCCCAGGAGTTGATGAATCTTTCAGGTCTACAGGTCCTGAATCTATCTACAAACAAATTGGATGGACATATCTCTTGGAACATTGGCAAGTTAAGCTCACTAGAATCACTCGACTTGTCTGAAAATGAACTTTCTGGCTCTATTCCATCCAGTATTTCTGATTTGAACTTTTTAAGTCACTTGAATTTGTCATTCAATCACTTATCTGGACGAATTCCAAAGGGAAACCAACTTCAGACTTTGGATGACAAATCCATCTACATCGGCAACGATGGACTTTGTGGACCTCCATTGAATAACTGTTCAGATGATGCAGATGAATTGCCTAAAGGTCATGAAAAAGGTGGCACTACAAGGAAAGATGACTCTGAAATGGTTTGGTTCTACAGTGGTATGGGAATGGGATTTGCAGCTGGATTTGTTGGAGTTTGTAGCATCTTGTACTTCAACGACTCATGGAGGTGTGCTTGGTTTGGGTTAGTTGACAGAGTCTACAACAAGCTTTGGGTAACAATTGCAATTAAGGCAAATCAAGTGAAGAGAAAGTTTCTCAGAAATAAATTAGAAGGAAATGCATGA
- the LOC110607799 gene encoding receptor-like protein EIX2, whose protein sequence is MNLSGLQNLNLSTNKLDGHIPWNIGKLSSLESLDLSENELSGSIPFSISDLNFLSHLNLSFNYLSGRIPTGNQLQTLDDKSIYIGNDGLCGPSLNNCSNDADELPKGHEKGSTTRKDDSEMVWFYSGMGMGFAAGFVGVCSILYFNESWRCAWFGLVDRVYNKLWVTIAIKANQVKRKFLRNKLEGNA, encoded by the coding sequence ATGAATCTTTCAGGTCTACAGAACCTGAATCTATCTACAAACAAATTGGATGGACATATCCCTTGGAATATTGGCAAGTTAAGCTCACTAGAATCACTTGACTTGTCTGAAAATGAACTTTCTGGCTCTATTCCATTCAGCATTTCTGATTTGAACTTTTTAAGTCACTTGAATTTGTCATTCAATTACTTATCTGGACGAATTCCAACGGGAAACCAACTTCAGACTTTGGATGACAAATCCATCTACATCGGCAACGATGGACTTTGTGGACCTTCATTGAATAACTGTTCAAATGATGCAGATGAATTGCCTAAAGGTCATGAAAAAGGTAGCACTACGAGGAAAGATGACTCTGAAATGGTTTGGTTCTACAGTGGTATGGGAATGGGATTTGCGGCTGGATTTGTTGGAGTTTGTAGCATCTTGTACTTCAACGAGTCATGGAGGTGTGCTTGGTTTGGGTTAGTTGACAGAGTCTACAACAAGCTTTGGGTAACAATTGCAATCAAGGCAAATCAAGTGAAGAGAAAGTTTCTCAGAAACAAATTAGAAGGAAATGCATGA
- the LOC122721770 gene encoding receptor-like protein EIX2, producing MGTSSANVVEILALLILLQSVSSFCNGDNFNGSCIKTEREALVKFKSSLVDNSNSLPSWVGDDCCRWDGVTCDNITGHVVNLVLSWTSIRGNISLHLGNLSNLQYLDLSLNPSLAIHSLHFPSSLKYLNLTYVLLDKCENWLQSINMLPSLLELELSNCELSIIGDVSHVNFTSLEVLNLGWNNFHSTIPSWLYNITNLRHLVLRYNAFRGSISTDISNLNSLASLAADFNSLEGNIPNTLNRLCNLIELDLGYNKFGGEISGTFGNSSGCIKNSLENLYLLYNSFSGSIPDNLGQFKRLKVLYLSKNSFWGSIPVSIGQLYNLERLDFSENSLHGKVSELHLLNLRSLFELSMDGNSLVFDIDPEWIPPFQLSWIHLSSCEVGPFPQWLRTQKSIRFLDMSNASISDNIPDWFENISSNIVSLDLSYNQLFGTLPTFRKLNTPYTNDYRVILLKSNQFDGFLTCSDFDATILDISNNLLHGQIPQNISDMMPSLRHLSLSNNYLNGTVPATLWRIESLQILDLSNNQLSGRIPSCWGNLTSLTVIDFSSNMLSGDVPMSLGSQESLVSLHLQNNTMQGNIPMSLRNLESLETLDLSMNSFDGFIPWWIGESLSSLKVLSVHSNKFEGEIPLQLCYLASLRILNLANNVMTGTIPNCFGNFTAIAMHEQKGQWDYYANADPYVGFARASYGENVQVYVKGMELEYSRTLRFLYSIDLSGNNFVGEIP from the coding sequence ATGGGAACATCATCTGCCAATGTTGTTGAGATTCTTGCCTTGCTCATTCTACTTCAAAGCGTTTCCTCCTTCTGCAATGGAGATAATTTCAATGGAAGCTGTATCAAGACTGAAAGAGAAGCTCTTGTGAAGTTCAAGTCAAGCCTCGTCGACAATTCAAACTCGTTGCCTTCATGGGTGGGAGATGACTGCTGCAGATGGGACGGAGTCACTTGCGATAACATAACCGGTCATGTAGTTAACCTCGTTCTTTCTTGGACGTCCATCAGGGGAAACATTTCCCTTCATCTTGGAAATCTTTCAAACTTGCAGTATCTTGATCTCAGTTTGAATCCTTCATTGGCAATCCACAGCCTCCATTTTCCATCTTCTTTGAAATACTTGAACTTGACCTATGTGCTCCTGGACAAGTGTGAAAATTGGTTGCAGTCAATAAACATGCTTCCTTCTTTACTAGAATTAGAATTGTCGAATTGTGAGCTTTCCATCATTGGTGATGTTTCACATGTCAATTTTACATCTCTTGAGGTTCTCAACCTTGGATGGAACAACTTCCATTCCACAATCCCAAGCTGGTTATATAATATCACCAACCTTCGACATCTTGTTCTACGCTATAATGCTTTCCGAGGGTCTATTTCCACTGATATCAGTAATCTTAATTCTCTTGCTTCCCTTGCTGCGGATTTTAATTCTTTAGAAGGCAACATACCCAACACGTTGAACAGGCTTTGCAATTTGATTGAGCTAGACTTGGGTTACAACAAGTTCGGCGGTGAGATTTCCGGAACTTTTGGCAACTCATCCGGTTGCATCAAGAACAGTTTAGAGAATCTGTATCTTTTATACAATTCATTTTCTGGTAGTATTCCAGATAATTTGGGACAATTTAAACGCTTGAAAGTTCTTTATCTTTCTAAAAACTCTTTCTGGGGTTCAATTCCTGTATCCATTGGACAGCTTTACAACCTTGAAAGACTAGATTTCAGTGAGAATTCATTGCATGGGAAAGTTTCTGAACTTCACTTGTTAAACCTGAGAAGCTTGTTTGAGTTGAGTATGGATGGGAATTCTTTAGTTTTTGATATAGATCCCGAATGGATACCTCCTTTTCAACTTTCCTGGATTCATTTATCATCTTGTGAAGTAGGGCCTTTTCCACAGTGGCTCAGAACACAAAAGAGCATTAGATTTTTAGACatgtctaatgcaagcatctcaGATAACATCCCTGACTGGTTTGAAAATATTTCTTCCAATATTGTATCATTGGATTTATCTTATAATCAGTTGTTTGGGACCTTGCCAACTTTCAGAAAACTGAACACACCTTATACTAACGATTATAGGGTCATATTGTTGAAATCTAACCAGTTTGATGGTTTTTTAACCTGTTCTGATTTTGATGCAACCATATTGGATATCTCCAACAACTTGCTCCACGGCCAGATTCCCCAGAATATCAGTGATATGATGCCAAGTCTGCGACACTTATCCCTCTCCAACAACTACTTGAATGGTACAGTTCCAGCTACTTTATGGAGGATTGAATCTTTACAAATTCTTGATCTTTCGAATAATCAGCTATCAGGAAGAATACCTTCATGTTGGGGAAATTTGACAAGTTTAACTGTGATTGATTTTTCAAGTAATATGCTGAGTGGTGATGTTCCAATGTCCTTGGGTTCTCAAGAGTCGCTTGTTTCCCTGCATCTGCAAAACAATACTATGCAAGGAAATATCCCAATGTCATTAAGGAATCTAGAATCCTTGGAGACTCTTGATCTTAGCATGAATTCTTTTGATGGTTTTATTCCTTGGTGGATAGGTGAGAGCCTATCTTCTCTGAAAGTACTGAGTGTTCACTCCAATAAATTTGAAGGTGAGATTCCTCTGCAGCTTTGCTACCTTGCTTCTCTTCGCATATTGAACTTGGCAAATAACGTGATGACTGGAACCATACCTAATTGTTTTGGCAATTTTACTGCAATTGCTATGCATGAGCAGAAAGGGCAGTGGGACTATTACGCTAATGCTGATCCCTATGTGGGATTTGCAAGAGCTAGCTATGGTGAGAATGTGCAGGTTTATGTCAAAGGAATGGAGCTTGAATATAGTAGAACACTTCGATTTCTGTATTCCATTGACCTTTCAGGAAATAACTTTGTTGGAGAAATTCCCTAG